The sequence TGGTCTTATGAATTCTGCTATCAAAAGAAGTTACGGCAGGTTCATCTGGAAGATGATAATAAGGTAATCACTTTAGCATGCTAGAGTTGCCGTCGagttcaattttgtaatttttcttgTTGCTTTTGAAGTGAGTTTCTTTTACTTTTATGAGTTAAAGCATGCTGGTGGTTGTTGAATACTCGTGATTTTATGAACATCTGTTCAGATTGATATCTTCATAAAATATATGTGGATCGAATCGCCAAAACATGGCCGCATTCCACCATTTCTTTGTAACGTGCTTCTCATACTAATAGCAACAATATCAGACAATTAGAAGTTTGGCAAAGCATTTCCTTACAAGTTCCCCTGCCAATGAGATATATATTTGGTCATTTCAGGTGGTTCAAGAATTTGTTTTGGGTGTTTATGATGAAGAAGCCACAGCTACATTCAACCAGAATTTATCTGATGTTTCTACATTGAAAGACCCGCGCTCAAAAGATGCATCTCAAAGGtatgatttcatttttttttttgtgtgcttGAGATCAATTTATTGAGTTGGAGGATATTTCTTTCTTGGAAATTTAAGTGAAGAAAGAATGGGGACTATGATTTGGAATGTAACATCATCCATTTTTAAATTCTTTGCACTTGTATAGATATCATGCTCATCAATATACAAATGGGACCGCATGCGACCTTACAAATCAGCCCCGTGAAACTGAggtacagaaaaaaaaaaacttttgttGGCTTCACAATCTTTCTGTTTTGTTTGTGGTTCTCGAAAAATTTGAAATCTGTTGAATTTTACACTTCATTTGAATCTGTAGGTGAGATTTGTATGCTCTGAGCCAAGAGCTATGATTAGTTCTATCACAGAGCTATCCACATGCAAGTATGCTCTTACAGTACAAGTCCCTATGCTTTGCAAGCACCCGTAAGTCTCTCTCTCTTTCCCTAACTAACAAACGGTGCTGAAGTCCCTAAAGACTTCTGAAAGGTCTACCATTACATGCTATTTTAGGAGCGaaatagataaataaagttttattttttttcctctataacaaaaaaaattactagGGCACTTGGTTCCAATTGCAtatctctttttttctttttgtaatgtAGTGCATCTATCTTTGACTCAACAGATTGTTCCAAGAAGAGAGACCAGTATGGCACACCATTAACTGTAATGTAGTTTCAAAGGATTCAAAGGAAAGAAAGGGTGGGAAAGAGAAGACCCAAGAAAAGCACATTATCATGGTATCTGACATTGAAGAACCATCTAACCATGATTCAAAAGAATAGTGAGGGTGAAACATTTTCTTGTTAAGTCGACTGTTCTTGTACATTAGAAAAGTTTAAAGAAGAAAACAGATGCTACACTGTAGAGAGAGATTTAGAGGGTAGAGTGGAATTCCGGATAGATTGATTTTCATAGATAAGGTTAAGCATATTATCTGCAGTTAGAGCATTGTTTCAATTAGTGGAGAATCCTTTATGCTGTTTTTTGTTGAATGTTGCATTGACATTACCATTAAAAATGTAACAGTAGATGCATCGAAGCTTATTATAGCATACGGCCAGCCTCTGCTAGCATCTAAACATCTTCAATAGTCATGTAGGTTCATAACCAAGAGCAACTCTAGACCAATTTGTAATTTGCAAACAACTACTAACCATTAGTCATAAGTTTGGGAGTCTCTCAAAGCTGGAGAGTCGCTGGATTGGGAGACTCTTCAGCACAAAATCAACAAAAACAAGCTCACTCTCCAGCACAGAATCAAGGTAGAGGAGTTGGGATGAATGCAGTGTGCGTGCTGCAATCCAATTTGTGCACGGCCATTCACAATCTCCTAGTCACGTGATGTATTTAGTTATAGGCAAAAAAAGTTATTTGTCTGtctcaaaaaaaatattgaaatagcaattgtttcaaatggtctgttttttttttttatttaaaatgttgAAAAGAGATTATTTCAAAAAGAATGTTGAAAGAGCAGTTGTTTTTTAGTCACATGTTATACATGCTTTAGGTAGAAATTATATaagatttatatataaaatggtaaTATTCTATAAAATTGGctcataaaatataaaaaattggtaataataatggtaacatttttaaaaattctataaatatttattcaattaataataaatattaataaatattttttatttaattaatattgattcattatcaatttttattaataaattaataagttaATGGATTaaaagtaaagaaaataaaatagtaTATGATGTATGAGACCGGATTAAAATCAGCTGTCCCAGTGTGGGTGTCCCCTTTCTTAGCTGCCATTGATTTTATTACACAGtgtaaatttaatcctaatCAGCATTTAACTCTAATCCTAACTTGAGCAGCAACTTTTCTCCTTCAGCAACAAAGCATCTTTCTTTGTCTCCGATCATCATCGTGTTACGATTTACACTTTTATCGAAAGGAATTGAGAAGAGGAAAGGAATTGAGACAAGGAATTCACAGAtagaagagagaaaattgataTTCGAGAGAAAGAGTGAAAGAGAAGGATATTCTAGAGTAATCTCATTGATAATCTTTCCACAAGAAAAGCATGATCTATATAACAGCTGTACAGCTGAGATCATGAACAAACAATTACACTACAGGACAAAATAGCAAATAACAGAAATTCTAATTAACAgaatacaactattaaattatctAATATCACTATCAGTCCTTAGACTTCTTCTTCCTTGCATACGTAAcaataccccccccccccccctcgaGAGCATTATTGTCCCCAAGAATGATAGAAGGCAGGAAATTGTTTGCTGATAGTGAGCTCATCCTCCCAAGTAGCATCTACAGCAGAAAAACCAGTCCACAGAATAAGTAGCTGTTTGACAGGAGTGTCACCAATGATTGCAGTCCGGGTGTTAAGCACCTTCTGGGGAAGTATAACCCATTCAGCATCAATAATTGGTGGTAAGGTAGTAAGGGTAGGGATAGTGGGTGAGATATGTTTCCTGAGTAAAGAGACATGGAAAACAGGGTGTATCTTGCAGCTAGAAGGAAGCTGCAGCTTGTAAGCAACCTTGCCAATGCGTTCTTCGATTAAGAAGGGGCCATAGTACTTAGCTGAAAGTTTGAGAGAGGTGCGGAGAGCCACCGTGGTTTGTCTATAGGGTTGTAGCTTAAGATAGACCATATCGCCCACCTGGAATGTCCTGTCAGATCTCTTTCTATCAACCACCTGTTTCATGCGGTTTTGGGCTGAGGCCAAGCAATCACGGAGATAAGAACTCATATGCTCTCGTTGACTCATGAAGTCTTCTACTGCAGCTACAGAAGTTGCTACATGAGGAACAACAGGTAGGTGAGGAGGAATACCATACAGAGCTTAGTGAGGGCTCATTTTAAGAACACTATGATAGCTGGTATTGTACCAATATTCAGCAAGACATAACCATTCAGACCACTTCTTAGGAGAGATAAAACACATGCTCCTCAAATAATTCTCTAGGCACTGATTAAGTCTCTCAGTCTGGCCATCAGTCTGAGGATGATAAGCACTGCTAAACTGCAGTTTTGTGCCAAGTAGTTTCATTAAATCCTTCCAAAATGCCCCAGTGAAGATCTTGTCTCTATCCGAAGTGATTGTATTTGGCATGCCATGATGTTTAAACACATTATCTAGGAAAGCCTTGGCCACCACTGCTGCATTAAAAGGATAAGACAAAGGAATAAAGTGACCCACCTTAGTGAATCTGTCCACCACCACAAGTATAGTATCATACCCACTAGACTTTGGCAATTTTTCAATGAAATCTAGAGCGATGTCCTGCCAAGCTCCTTGAGGGATGGGAAGAGGTTGGAGTAGTCCAGCATAAGCCGAGTGATCAGCTTTGCATCTAAGGCACACTTCACAAGTGGAGACCCATTTGGTGACCTCTGCAGGCATCTTTGGCCAATAGAAATTGTGTTGCAATCGAGTCAGGGTAGCCTTGACACCTGAATTTCCACCTATAGATGAATTGTAACAAGTTGCAGTACCCTGCTCCTCAGGTCAGTACTACTGCCAATATAGATCCTCTGCTTGTATCTAATGATTCCTTGCTGCAAGGTATAATGAGGATCGTGTGTAGCCTGAATAATTAGTTGTTGTAACAACTTGGTAGCTTCAGTATCCCCTGCATAAGAAGCCTGAATTTCCTCCAGCCAAGTAGGTATAACTACTGAGATAGCTAAGAGAGTGGTGGTATCTTCCATTTGCCTTGATAAAGCATCGGAAACTCTATTTTCTAACCCCTTCTTGTATTGAATGGTATATTCCAACCCAAGCAACTTAGAGATGCCCTTATGTTGTAGATATGTGTGAAGCTTTTGCTCAAGAAAATGTTTGATACTCTCATGGTCTGTCTTTATAACAAAAGGTGAATTCTCTAAATAATGTCTCTAGGTGGAGCAAGCATGTAATATTGCCAGCAATTCTCTCTCATAAGCTGATAGAGCTTGGTTTCTAGGGCTAAGACTCTTAGAAAGGAAGCATATGGGCTGACCGTGTTGCATCAAGACTGCTCCGATTCTAGTGCCACTAGCATCACACTCTAGAATAAAGGGTTGTTGGAAGTTTGGAAGAGCTAAAACAGGAGCCTCAGTCATAAGCTTCTTCAATGCTTGGAAGGCCTCTGTAGCTGCTTCATTCCAATTGAATTGATCTTTCTTGAGTAAATCAGTAAGTGGTTTACTGATGTGACCATAGCCCTTAATAAATCGTCTATAATAGCCTGTCAACCCCAGAAACCCTCTGAGTCCTTTGAGTGTGGTTGGCAGGGGCCAATTAGTCATTGTTGAGATTTTAGCTGGATCAGTGGCAACACCTGCTGCTGAGATGATATGACCCAGATAGGAAATTGATGAAACAACAATCTCGCATTTGGAGCCCTTAGCATAGAGTTGATGAGTCTCTAGAAGTTGAAAGACATGAGTTAAATGCTCCAAATGGGCTTCCTCACTGGGGCTGTAAATTAAAATATTGTCAAAAAACACAAGTACAAACTTCCTCAAGTAAGGTTGAAATATTGTATTCATAAGAGACTGAAAAGTAGCAGGTGCATTTGTTAAACCAAATGGCATAACTAGGAATTCATAATGCCCAGAGTGAGTCTTGAATGCAGTTTTTTGGACATCTTCAACTTTCATTCGTATCTGATGGTATCCAGACCGCAAATCCAGCttagtaaacaccttagccccCTTTAATTCGTCTATTAGTTCTTGTATAACGGGAATGGGAAACTTGTCTTTCACAGTAGCCTTATTAAGTGCCCTATAGTCAATACAGAACCTCTAGGTGCCATCCTTCTTCTTAACTAAGAGAACTGGAGAAGCATACGGGCTCTAACTTGGTTGAATCACTCCACTCTTCAACATTTCTGCAATCTGCTTCTCAATTTCATTTTTCTGATGGTAGGAATATCGAAAGGGTCTGACATTGATAGGCTCAGTTTGTGGTTTCAGTGGTATGTGATGGTCATGAGTTCTTATAGGAGGCAAGGTTGTAGGAGGAAAGAACAACTGTTGGTAATGGTTAAGCAAGGGTAAGTACTTCGCTGGTGTTTCAGGTAGATGTTGTGCTTCTGAGTTTTCTGAGTCACAGGTAGTAGTATTTAGAGTAATGAGAAATAGGGTGGATGAAATGCCATTCCAACCTCTAGTAAGTATCTTGTTCATAGATTTCAGGGACATCATCTTAAGTGATGCTTCCTCCTTCAGCCCTTTAAGCTCAATTTCTTTCTTACCCTGGTGAACTAACAATCGATTATTATCAAAATTGAAAGTAACAGTCGTGTGCCTACGCATCCAGTCAGAACCAAGTAATATATCATAATCCCCTAATGCAATGATTCGAAAATTGAAAGTAAACCTGTTGTGATTCATAGTCCAACTACAACCTTGACATTTAGAATTAACTGTCAGTTGTCTGCCATCTGCAACTGTAATAGCTACAGGTTTCACTTGCACCAAGGGAAATTTCAACTCATGAGCCACCTTTTGATCCACAAAACTGTGGGTGCTACCACTGTCAATCAATATCATGACCGGCTTCTTCTGTAAGGTGCCCTTAAGTTTTAAGGTTCCACTAGTCATACCTCCATCCAAGGCATTAATTGATACAGTAATCTGTTGCCCTTCATCTGCCATCTCCTCCCTGTTAATTGCATCTTCAAAGTCTTCAGCATGATTCAATTCCTGTGCCTCATCTTCCTCTTCACCAGTGATAGCATTAAGTTTTTTATTAGTGCACTGGTGGCCAGGGAAATATTTATCACCACACTTCCAGCATACTCCTAGGGTGCGTTTAATGGTTGGTTGGTTATTGTGTGGTTGAAATGGCTTAGTTTCAGTTGGTTTAGGGAATACGGATTGGGTGAAATTAGGTTTGGTGTTTGAGGGATTTGAATTTGTCCAGTTTTTTGAAGGAATGGGAGATCTGAAATTCGGTTTTGGCTTAACTGCCTCCATCATATCACTAAGGTGAGTTTCTTGATACTTAGCATGTTTAATGGCTGAATACAGGGTAGTAGGTTCATATGGTCGAACTGCGGATCGAATTTCAGGTTTCAATCTAGTCATAAAACTGGATACATAGTAAGATTTAGTATGATTAGGGTGTACCTTCTCCATTTTGAGCTTCGCAGCCTCAAATTGCTCCTGATACAACAACACAGTGATTCTTGTTTCAATTGAGAGAGTAGCTGCACTACATCTTCGATATCAGTTTCCTGGAATCGTTTTTCCACTTCCAGTATAAATTCCTTCCAGGATACATTAGGGTTGGATGGAATCCAGTTCCTATACCATTTCTCTGCGCGTCCTTGGAAGTACAAACCAGCCAGAACCACCTTCTTTACTTCGGCAacttcaaaaatttcaaaatacttGAGGCACTTACTTATCCACATATCCACATCGCTTCCTTCGAATGTTGGTAAATCACATCTAGGAAGAAGTTTGTTGAGGACTGGAGGTTTCTCACTATGAGAAGATTCACCGGTCAGCAAAACAGGATTGCTACCGAGAATTCCTTTGCCAGGATTTGGAATATATGCCAAAGGAACAGAGCGAGGTGGTGAAATGGTGATTTCCGGTGTGGAACCAGGATGGAAAAGCTTTACTAAGGTggttatagtattttggagctTCTCCTCCATTGCTCGTTGAGAATCGCCCTGATCTCG comes from Euphorbia lathyris chromosome 8, ddEupLath1.1, whole genome shotgun sequence and encodes:
- the LOC136204079 gene encoding protein OS-9 homolog, which encodes MRFLCLILVFYTICNFVLADQIFPGHVGSTFTRTSREPKYKIEFHPEDSPFHPEEDQESVVMPNKNGQNYLCYLPKMEKAKSGKPVNLMNMSSMIMETEKRVKLKTPDELLEVLKDRCFIRQEGWWSYEFCYQKKLRQVHLEDDNKVVQEFVLGVYDEEATATFNQNLSDVSTLKDPRSKDASQRYHAHQYTNGTACDLTNQPRETEVRFVCSEPRAMISSITELSTCKYALTVQVPMLCKHPLFQEERPVWHTINCNVVSKDSKERKGGKEKTQEKHIIMVSDIEEPSNHDSKE